One genomic region from Bacillus rossius redtenbacheri isolate Brsri chromosome 6, Brsri_v3, whole genome shotgun sequence encodes:
- the LOC134533462 gene encoding guanine nucleotide-binding protein G(s) subunit alpha isoforms XLas-like yields the protein MQPPCSEGSGREHSSPQAGSTADDATPQRQRRNQQGPPRLRITEVTSPELGDTSEGPPDAAPTVTEPDEPQSEGASRPRRMHRRPERRRRAPVHLADYVLGILTTSCAAGPPTGTAAPACVIASCAAAPPTGPAAAAAAEVAPAHAITPCTAAPPTGPAAPAAAEAAPARAIAPCAAAPPTDPAAPAAAEVAPARAIAPLHHVFRCCIYLTLPPGIGD from the coding sequence ATGCAACCGCCATGTAGTGAGGGCTCCGGACGTGAGCACTCCTCGCCCCAAGCGGGCTCAACGGCCGATGACGCTACACCACAAAGACAGAGGAGAAACCAGCAAGGACCACCCAGACTCCGAATCACGGAGGTGACGTCCCCAGAGCTTGGGGACACCAGCGAAGGGCCGCCGGATGCAGCCCCTACAGTCACAGAACCAGACGAACCCCAGAGTGAGGGCGCGAGCAGGCCCCGACGGATGCATCGACGGCCGGAGAGGAGACGCCGGGCCCCGGTTCACCTGGCCGACTATGTCCTGGGCATCCTCACCACTTCATGCGCCGCGGGGCCGCCCACCGGCACGGCGGCGCCCGCCTGCGTCATCGcatcatgcgccgcggcgccgcccaCCGGCCCAGCTGCCGCCGCAGCGGCCGAGGTGGCGCCCGCCCACGCCATCACACCATGCACCGCGGCGCCGCCCACCGGCCCAGCTGCCCCCGCAGCGGCCGAGGCGGCGCCCGCCCGTGCCATCGcaccatgcgccgcggcgccgcccaCCGACCCAGCTGCCCCCGCAGCGGCCGAGGTGGCGCCCGCCCGCGCCATCGCACCATTACACCATGTATTCAGGTGCTGTATCTACCTTACGTTACCACCTGGCATCGGGGACTGA